A genomic stretch from Flavobacterium humidisoli includes:
- a CDS encoding TolC family protein yields MKEILNQYKNGDVQFLRTTKSAVVITGILLLTACSAPKVSNKLDAAKLPENFDAQRKEAPTENFIPLKTETFFKDPKLEELLKKAVTKNPDYLIMQERILIANSHLKVAKLALLPSLDLVADASGTHYGKYTMDGVGNFDTNFSQNISEKQRINEDLTPNLFLGAKVSWEADIWGKLSNRKKAAQQRFFASQQGMRLLQTRLLGDVADLYFKLIALDKQAAIYDNNLKTQEKALDIVSAQRSVGKATELAVQQFNAQNNNIHAEASELKLSIDQTEKALLTLLGEYGGKIERSSDFLSGHLEVLNQKISVDSIIHKRPDVSEAYFELLASNADAKSARAAFFPTVNLGGYAGFNSFSFNTFFDAGSFAWQILGGLTAPVFNKGQIKQEFYVSNRRQEISFLQYQNTVTTAFNELSALLHRNQAYEDVLKYKLNEIDHLEIAVNVSNDLYLSGYANYLEIINAQKNKLQAELDFVDIQLRNANSQVLLYKALGGGIN; encoded by the coding sequence ATGAAAGAGATATTAAATCAATATAAAAATGGGGATGTGCAGTTTCTAAGGACAACCAAAAGTGCCGTTGTAATAACTGGAATTTTACTTTTGACCGCTTGTTCTGCACCAAAAGTCAGCAATAAACTAGACGCTGCGAAACTGCCTGAGAATTTTGATGCACAAAGAAAAGAAGCCCCAACAGAGAATTTTATTCCGTTAAAAACAGAAACGTTTTTTAAAGACCCTAAATTAGAGGAATTACTAAAAAAAGCCGTTACCAAAAATCCTGATTATTTAATCATGCAGGAAAGAATTTTAATTGCCAATTCGCATTTAAAAGTAGCAAAACTGGCACTTCTTCCCTCTTTAGATCTTGTAGCAGATGCTTCTGGAACACATTACGGAAAATATACAATGGACGGCGTTGGTAACTTTGATACCAATTTTTCTCAAAATATTTCCGAAAAACAAAGAATCAACGAAGATCTTACCCCTAACCTATTTTTAGGAGCCAAAGTTTCTTGGGAAGCTGATATCTGGGGAAAATTAAGCAATCGAAAAAAAGCGGCTCAGCAGCGATTTTTTGCCTCTCAGCAAGGAATGCGTTTGTTGCAAACACGCCTTTTAGGAGATGTTGCCGACTTATACTTCAAATTGATCGCTTTAGACAAACAAGCAGCGATTTACGATAACAACTTGAAAACGCAGGAAAAAGCGCTTGATATCGTTTCAGCACAAAGATCGGTTGGAAAAGCGACAGAATTGGCTGTACAGCAGTTTAATGCACAAAACAATAACATTCACGCCGAAGCGTCAGAATTAAAATTAAGCATTGATCAAACCGAAAAAGCGCTATTAACGCTTTTAGGCGAATATGGCGGAAAAATTGAAAGAAGCAGCGATTTCTTATCTGGGCATTTGGAGGTTTTAAACCAAAAAATAAGCGTGGATTCTATCATTCACAAAAGACCAGATGTATCTGAGGCTTACTTCGAATTATTAGCAAGTAATGCAGATGCCAAATCGGCTCGTGCTGCTTTTTTCCCAACTGTAAATCTGGGCGGGTATGCAGGTTTCAATTCGTTTTCGTTCAATACCTTTTTTGATGCTGGCTCTTTCGCTTGGCAGATATTGGGCGGATTAACAGCTCCTGTTTTCAACAAAGGGCAGATTAAACAGGAATTTTATGTTTCGAACAGAAGACAGGAAATTTCATTTCTGCAATATCAAAATACAGTTACGACAGCTTTCAACGAGTTAAGTGCTCTATTGCATAGAAATCAAGCTTATGAAGATGTTTTAAAATATAAATTAAACGAAATTGATCATCTTGAAATTGCTGTAAATGTATCAAACGATTTGTATTTGAGCGGTTATGCCAATTATCTGGAAATCATCAATGCACAAAAAAATAAATTGCAGGCCGAATTGGACTTTGTCGATATCCAACTTCGAAATGCAAACTCACAAGTATTGCTTTATAAGGCTTTAGGCGGAGGAATAAATTAG
- a CDS encoding GNAT family N-acetyltransferase: MTFSHSIKSFDELTNHELYDMLRLRCDVFVVEQNCPYLDLDNKDQQGFHLLYYVDNKLAGVTRLLPSGVSYNEISIGRVVIARTHRGLGLGKKLMEASIAGCEEKFGKAPIKISAQYHLSKFYQSLGFAEQGEVYDEDGIPHIQMLRA, translated from the coding sequence ATGACATTCAGCCATTCTATTAAATCTTTTGACGAATTAACCAATCACGAACTATACGATATGCTTCGTTTGAGATGTGACGTTTTTGTTGTCGAACAAAACTGCCCGTATCTCGATTTAGACAATAAAGACCAACAAGGTTTTCATTTATTGTATTATGTTGATAACAAATTGGCTGGCGTGACACGTTTACTTCCTTCTGGAGTTTCTTATAATGAGATTTCAATAGGAAGAGTTGTAATTGCCCGAACACATCGCGGATTGGGTTTAGGAAAAAAACTAATGGAAGCTTCTATAGCGGGCTGTGAAGAAAAGTTTGGGAAAGCTCCAATCAAAATCAGTGCGCAGTATCATTTATCGAAATTTTATCAATCGCTCGGATTTGCTGAACAGGGCGAAGTTTATGATGAAGACGGAATTCCACATATCCAAATGCTTCGTGCATAA
- a CDS encoding Crp/Fnr family transcriptional regulator, producing MDISKILDRIHQLPAQSKLALQNNVTEIAFSKGHILLKANKVESNIYFIKKGLVRAYVERDNEVTFWFGKEGETVLSMKSYVEEQPGYETIELLEDCELYELKTENLRKLFNEDVHIANWGRKFAEKELIKTEERLISKQFKNASERYLELMKDHPELLQRVQLGHIASYLGITQVSLSRIRAELK from the coding sequence ATGGATATCTCCAAAATTCTTGATCGCATACACCAACTTCCCGCGCAGTCTAAACTGGCTCTGCAAAATAATGTTACAGAAATAGCATTTTCTAAAGGACATATTTTGCTAAAAGCCAACAAAGTAGAATCCAATATTTATTTTATAAAGAAAGGATTAGTAAGAGCTTATGTAGAAAGGGATAATGAAGTTACTTTCTGGTTTGGAAAAGAAGGCGAAACTGTGCTTTCGATGAAAAGTTATGTTGAAGAGCAGCCTGGATATGAGACTATCGAACTTTTGGAAGACTGCGAATTGTATGAGCTAAAAACCGAAAATCTTAGAAAACTCTTTAACGAAGATGTTCACATAGCCAATTGGGGACGAAAATTTGCTGAAAAAGAATTGATCAAAACCGAAGAACGCTTGATTTCTAAGCAATTTAAAAATGCTTCTGAACGCTATTTGGAATTAATGAAAGATCATCCTGAATTATTGCAAAGAGTGCAATTAGGTCATATTGCTTCCTATTTAGGAATTACACAAGTAAGTTTAAGCAGAATACGTGCAGAATTAAAATAA
- a CDS encoding LysR family transcriptional regulator: MDLQQIKYFLALSRELHFWNTAGKMNITQSALSRQIQSLENQLGVQLFERNKRNVKLTAAGQFLKEKWEVELSKLEFIHQSARQIQLGESGTITISHPDSISASLMPDIVSRISEAFPKLKIKLVQVLYENQQDFLRNYKIDLAITRDINNAKDIQSQKIYTDNLAVVVPVDHPYQTPEDLTKETLASQKFILPTNDEGSSYSDLIRRLFNSLENAPEVYLHSEFGSSIIALVRKGLGIAILPDSYVLHEIPGIRFIKLPMETDLYVNWRTEDHNPVLANVLKLIIP; this comes from the coding sequence ATGGATTTACAGCAAATTAAATATTTTCTAGCGTTATCACGCGAACTTCATTTCTGGAATACTGCCGGAAAAATGAATATCACGCAATCAGCGCTCAGTCGACAAATTCAATCTCTTGAGAATCAGCTTGGCGTGCAGCTTTTTGAACGTAACAAACGCAACGTTAAACTTACTGCTGCTGGCCAATTCTTAAAAGAAAAATGGGAGGTCGAATTGAGTAAACTAGAGTTTATTCATCAATCTGCCCGTCAGATTCAGTTGGGCGAGAGTGGAACTATTACCATTTCTCATCCCGATTCTATTTCGGCTTCTCTTATGCCCGATATTGTTTCACGTATTTCAGAAGCTTTTCCGAAACTTAAAATCAAACTGGTTCAGGTGTTATACGAGAATCAGCAGGATTTTCTGCGAAATTATAAAATTGATCTGGCCATTACCAGAGACATCAATAATGCTAAAGATATTCAATCTCAAAAGATATATACCGATAATCTTGCGGTTGTTGTTCCCGTAGACCATCCATATCAAACTCCAGAAGATTTGACCAAAGAAACGCTTGCTTCTCAAAAATTTATTTTGCCTACTAATGATGAAGGAAGCAGTTACAGCGATCTTATTCGAAGATTATTCAATTCTTTGGAGAATGCTCCGGAAGTTTATCTTCACTCTGAATTTGGTTCTTCTATTATTGCTTTGGTTCGAAAAGGACTCGGAATCGCGATTTTACCCGATTCGTATGTTTTGCATGAAATTCCCGGAATCCGATTTATCAAATTACCCATGGAAACCGATTTATATGTCAATTGGAGAACCGAAGATCATAATCCCGTACTGGCAAATGTTTTAAAATTGATTATTCCATAA
- a CDS encoding GNAT family N-acetyltransferase gives MNTLKITKATPDDVLKLQSIGRQTFSETFTDVNSEENMKKYLDESFATKKLAAELDNPSSYFYLAVLDEKVVGYLKLNTAEAQTEKEDLNALEIERIYVAKEFHGKKVAQALYAQAEEIAEEIKASYMWLGVWEKNFRAVSFYTKNGFIQFDTHIFRLGDDEQTDLMMKKVLN, from the coding sequence ATGAATACGCTAAAAATAACCAAAGCCACACCTGATGACGTTCTAAAGCTTCAATCAATTGGCAGACAAACCTTTTCTGAAACTTTTACTGATGTAAACAGCGAAGAAAACATGAAAAAATATCTAGATGAAAGCTTCGCAACAAAAAAACTGGCTGCCGAACTGGACAATCCGTCATCTTATTTCTATTTAGCTGTTTTAGATGAAAAAGTAGTGGGTTATCTAAAATTAAATACAGCTGAGGCTCAAACCGAAAAAGAAGATCTAAACGCCTTAGAAATAGAACGTATTTATGTAGCAAAGGAATTTCATGGCAAAAAAGTCGCTCAAGCATTATACGCTCAGGCAGAAGAAATTGCCGAAGAAATAAAAGCTTCGTATATGTGGCTGGGCGTTTGGGAAAAAAACTTTCGCGCAGTAAGCTTTTATACTAAAAATGGTTTTATACAGTTTGATACTCATATTTTCAGATTAGGAGACGACGAACAAACAGATTTAATGATGAAAAAAGTATTGAATTAA
- a CDS encoding DMT family transporter — MNWIILIIAGLFEVAFASCLGKAKATTGTEMYYWYIGFFISLTISMLLLMKATETLPLGTAYAVWTGIGAVGTVLVGIFVFKEPAAFWRLFFLATLVGSIVGLKAVSH; from the coding sequence ATGAACTGGATTATTTTAATCATTGCGGGTCTATTTGAAGTAGCCTTTGCGTCATGTCTTGGAAAAGCAAAAGCTACAACAGGAACCGAAATGTACTATTGGTATATTGGTTTCTTTATTTCTCTAACTATCAGTATGCTTTTACTAATGAAAGCTACAGAAACACTACCGCTGGGAACTGCTTATGCTGTCTGGACTGGAATTGGAGCGGTGGGAACTGTATTGGTCGGAATCTTTGTTTTTAAAGAACCTGCAGCTTTCTGGAGATTATTCTTTTTAGCTACTTTGGTCGGTTCTATCGTTGGTTTAAAAGCGGTTTCTCACTAA